GAGAGGATTAAAAATGAGGAAGACGTTATTCAGTTAACTCCCCAGTTAACTGAATTATTGGTTTAGATCTTAGTAAAAATAATTGATAATAGCGTTTCCCCATTAGCGGTATTTCAGCGCGTTTGTAAATATTTGTACTTCTGCTAACAAGGTTGAGCTTCTGTATGGGTTCATCAGCCTCACTACACTTTATGAGCTCCAGTCGAGGCTAACGCCATAACCTCCTATCCGAGTTATCCGGGTATTCTCACCGAAAGCTGATCATCTAAAGCTTACTTGACCTATAATTAATTACTAAATTTAAATATATCGTTAGTTACGCTATAGCTTTTTCCTTTGTTTTCTAATGATCAATTTATTTCTTAGGTTTTAATTCATATTTTCGCAGTTCAAAAATAAAGATTTAGTAATATTTTTCATGAGTTGAATTTGTGAAGTACAGTTTAGGGGCGGGGAAGGGTCAGTAACTAGTTTATCTCCCCAAGTGGTTTATATTATATTAATTCAGAAAGTGTTATTTAGTTACTGTTTTTGAGTTCTCTACTTAGGTAACAAGTTAATGCGCTAAAGATGTAATATGATAAGTTTATATATTTAATTTAGCTTTGGCTATAAGTATAATATGAATATTAGTCTTTTTTCTATAGTTAAGAAATGAAAATAAATTACATCTAGTTATTTTAACTTAAAACTTTTTAATACTCATGTTTAAAATGCTTTGCATAATTAAAGTATTTATGAACGATAAGGTATTGTTTGTTTTCATGACTGGAAGGGAGAATATGGCAAAACTATTAGCTAATATTGGAATGGCTGGTAAAATTAAATCTGTTGATCCTAATATAACAGTAGAGATGATTTTCTTAACTCCTGCAGTAGAGGTGTTAAATAAAAAACAAGTTATTTTTAGGCCTATAATAGATACTATAAAGGATGCTAAAAAGGTAGGGGTAAAAGTAGTAGCTTGTGAAGTTGCAATGAAAAATGTGGGACTTGATAAGGAGGATATAGAAGATGGATTAGTTGATGAATATGCACCAATAGGAGGAATTTATGTTTTGAATAAGATAAAAGAGGGATATGAAGTATTAACAATCTAGATTTTTTATTGTTAAATTAAATTTTACTAAAAATCTTATTGAGACTTATAGAAAGTACTTTTTGGACTTTTTAGTTTAAACGAAAACTAAAGTTATGTATATCTAAAATTTTCGGTTTTGTGTCTAGATTATTTAAAAATCTTAACTTGTAGATCACTATGATAAGTATTGCTTCAGATAGGTCATTTGATAGTGAAGTAGATCATATAATAGATACCATTATCGATTTAAAGAGGAAATATAATTTAAATATAGAGCATAAAATATTTGGTAATATTTTAGAATTTAGGATGAAAAGTAAAAATAGTTATAATGAAGTAAAATTTGTAATAAGAAGAGATGATAAATTAATTGTAGATATTTTTCTGAAAATGATTCTTTATTGGGTGAAATACTATGGAAAGTGTAACTTCATTTATTTTAGTTATGGCTACTGTTGTATTAGGGCTTGTCGCTGTAGGATTATTTGCTTCTTATGGAAGTATTACTTATGCTAATACTGTTAGTTTGAAACAAGCTCAAGAGTATTCTGCTGGTTTAAGAATAACAGTAGGAAAGGTAGATGGTAATGAAGTTCCTGTTCTTATTAATGATTATGATTATAATGGGTCAATATATCTTGTAGCATTTTATTCAAAGTATAATAATCCTAATTATTTCACTTCTCAATATGCTGAAATTAATTCTACTGCTTCTCTCTCTGGTAATGCCAAAATAAATAGTTTGAACAATGGTATTCTATACGAAGGTCAAATAAGTTATTATAAGACGTATACTGGTGATTTGCAGTTAGTAAGTGTTAAGCCTGGGTATTATACTATCTTGTGGATAATTATTGGGTATTATGAAGTTGGATATGAGGTGATTCAATGAGTTCAGTAATAGGAATGATATTTGTTTTGATTATAATGTTGTCAGTTATAATACCAGTAATGTATTTGGTAACTTCTACTCCTTCAAAGTATGAGGAGAGTTTAGCTTCTGTTCAGCCTAAAGTGGATGAGGCTGAAGAGCAGTAAAATGAAGTTAATAGTCCTTCATCACCTATTGGTTTCTATTATGATAATAGTACTGGCAATGCTTATATTGTGTATTATAGCGAGCCTGCTGTTCCACTAAATATTTCGTATTTTCTAGGATATTCTGGAAATGATTTAAAAGTAATAAAGATTGGTGATCCTACTAATACTACATATAATGGTTATCCTGCTGTTGAGTATGATATAGGTGATTATACTGAGTTAGCTATGGTTACTTCGCTTGGTAATATAATATATGCCAATCCTATTGTTAATTGTAACAGTAATACAGATTCAACGATGATAAGCCCTATGGAAATGTTTGCTATACAAGATGCTTATATGAATCCAAATAATGTAAAAACAGATAATCCTTATTCTCTAACTTCTCATTATGTGATTAACTACTGTCAAACACCAGGGTTAACAGGATATGGTGTAGAAATAACTATAATAAGAGAGTATAATTCTGGATGGCTTAATTTAACCATTGCTGGGGTTAAACCTTTCTCTGGTTCATCTGTAGAAGATCCTGATACGATTGGATTTTATGCGCCTACAACTTATGGAAATATGTATGGCCAAATAGAGTGGTGTTCTAACTCTATGTTATTCAATATATCATATGATGGAAATCCAAAGGATTGGGGTCTTACTCCATATTTCTATGCTGGAGTCTATACGTCTGTTCAATATAATAATATATTTCCAGCAAACATAGACTTTTATTTTGAAGGGAATCAGATTTACGTATATGTCATTCATGATGGGAAAGAATTAGAATTACCTAATATTAAACCTGTGGATTTGCCTCCTAATTCTAATTTTGGGTGTCCCCCACTTCCACCAGGATTCCAAGACAAATATTTTACTCCATTGTATGAAGTAAATTACTCTGTTTCGATATGGGGTCCTTTACCAGCAGATTCGTATAAGGATACTACACTATCAATGTCTAATAGTTTTCCATTTAGTCCTATACAAATGAAGCCATACACTATCCCTGATGGTAATGCTGTCGCTTTCTGTTATTATTATCCAGTAAATAATGATTACGTTCCAATTCCTATAGGGGCTCCTATAGAAATTTTCATAGACAATGGAATGATACTAAGTAGTGTTCAATCTTCAATTTAGTAAACATATAAGGCTATGTTTTGATAAGTTTTATTTAGAAAGTTTTTTTATCTAGATTAGAGAAATATTTTTTATGAGTATAAAAGATCTTATAACGAAAGAGCCTATTACTATTTCTTCTTCGTCTTCTATAAAAGAAGCAGCTAAAATGATGAGGGAGTATAATGTTGGTTCGTTACTTGTTACTAGTAATGGGAATGCGGTAGGAATAGTAACTGAAAGAGATATAATTCAAGCTATTTCTGATGATATTTCATTAGAGGAAAAAGTTAGTAAGATAATGACAACTAACCTAGTTATGGCTGAAAGTAATATGGATGAAGGAGATGCTGCATTATTAATGGCTAATAAGAAAATAAGGCATTTAGTAGTTACTGAAAATGGAAAAATCATAGGTGTAATCTCTTTAAGGGATGTAGCTAAGGCTTTGGGTTTAGAAACTACAGATGCTAGTATATGGTGATTACTCAGGAATTATTAAGCTTCTTATAGCTTCTCCTTGATTTAATAATTTTACTGCTTCGTTAATTTCTTCTAATTTGAATTTGCCAGTTACTAATTTTGTTGGATCGTATTTACCCAATTTTACTAGGTCTAATAATCTTGGCATATCTACTCTTGGTCTTCCTCCATAGTTTCCTATTATGGTTATTCCATTTCTCACTATATTAGCTCTAACACTCAAAAAACTTGGGATCCCAGCAGGATTAACTTGATTGAATTTTTCTCAGTTTACTGGGGAGTTAACTGATTGTAAAATAGTAATAATATTACTATTGCGTTATTAAAGATAATAACGCGAGAAACGAAAGATTAAATACCCCTTTTTGCAAAATCAGAAATCGGGGGATGAAGGGGATGAAGAACACAACACGAGATGAAGGGTAAATGACCAGCCTGCGCTGACCCAGACCCTCTCCATCCCCCTATCATATTATACTCCTCCCTTTCTAATTAAGCTTATCCTCCTAGAAAAGTAATTACAACTGTGGTAGTCTTTCTATCTGAAGATTATGAAATCGGGGCGGGAGTGGTGTTGAGTTTCCCGGCATCTAACAGTGACGAAGAGGGACAGAACTGACCCCTGTTTTCATTTTCTCATTTTATCTAATTAAGCTTAAACTACTTTATCCATCTTTCTCGGTTTACTCCCCAGTTAACTACAAATATGTGCAAATTCCTTCAAGATGGAAGAAGTTACCAAAATTTTTTGGAGGAATGATGATGGAAAAACTCCGTTTTAAACATGTAGGTATTACCTATGATGAAAATTTTTTCTCCGTTACTTACACATTAAAACTAACGTTTGGTAATATTTCATGTCCATTGGTATTACTATAAATATACGTATTTTCATTCGAAAATAAGTAGGAGTTGTTTAGGAGATTGTTGGTAGTCTTTATTTTTAAAAAATAAAGGATAATACACAATCTTCCATTAGATATAGATTTAAGTCAGGAGAAAAGAAAAAGATTAGGAGGGGCTCGGAGGTGTTGTAAGAGATGTCTACTAATAATTCAAATCAAAACCAAGCTAATAACTTTAACGTTATATTTAGCGATGTTGATGCGACTTGTAATGTTAAAGGTGGCATAAAATGATGACAAGCCAAACTGATTATGTTACACAACTTAATGAGGCGACTATAAAAGTCATTTTAGGGAGGAACGCCAAGCATCATATTCCAGAATTTATAACAGTGTTAAAACCTTATAAAAAAGCCGATATTAGCATAAGGGTATTAGCGTTAGGTAATATTTCTGAAGAGTACAAGAACATAGTAGCAAAATTGTTAGATGGCCTTTATAATAGAGGGAAAGATCCTATTAGTGGCAGTCCTTATCAATGGCCTTATCTTAATTCTAGAGGCTCGAATTTAAGCAAGGTCTTTAATATTAAATATGAGTTCGACCAAAATCTGGAGGTAGTTAACCTTGATGAAATAAAGAAGGACATATCAAATTTTTTTGACTACACTGATAAAAGATATACTGTACACCTAGTTGTTGGTGAAGAGAAATCATTTAACCAATTTCATGATATACTCAAGGTATACGCTAAGATAGAAGGAGTTAGATTACAATTCATTAAATTATCTACTCTTCGAAAAATTTTTCATAAAATGTATAAGTATGCTATTCCATTGAATCTTGCTATCCAATTTTTAGCTAAGAGTGGAGATGGTACTCCATGGATCCCAGACCAAGAAGTATATAAA
The nucleotide sequence above comes from Sulfurisphaera javensis. Encoded proteins:
- a CDS encoding DsrE family protein produces the protein MNDKVLFVFMTGRENMAKLLANIGMAGKIKSVDPNITVEMIFLTPAVEVLNKKQVIFRPIIDTIKDAKKVGVKVVACEVAMKNVGLDKEDIEDGLVDEYAPIGGIYVLNKIKEGYEVLTI
- a CDS encoding CBS domain-containing protein, which gives rise to MSIKDLITKEPITISSSSSIKEAAKMMREYNVGSLLVTSNGNAVGIVTERDIIQAISDDISLEEKVSKIMTTNLVMAESNMDEGDAALLMANKKIRHLVVTENGKIIGVISLRDVAKALGLETTDASIW